The Prevotella sp. E9-3 genome has a window encoding:
- a CDS encoding helix-turn-helix domain-containing protein: MKQTIHLITIFTLLALMSACSKSERSEENTRLRREYQKMLYKTSEQILERVDSAERACVFSTAEADLIRSSAHAAMGHTHLAIFYGERIFNDPEIKSDPDSYYPVVLMVNGLLARQGENGKVLRLCDEIIEDVNNERAKGDGESKMSNEVALRVKCRVLIQKGDCELHLDHPDKAEQLFLESIDLMMNGVKHTDDYWVIDPLVMAVIETTEFYLEQGMPEKAFPLIAKGDTALARMDRCTNLPDMLRHIRHNNITISQAMIYAANGQYEKADSLYRKHRQGEMLSVYDIGGEARYLSMIGRYDEAIRLFHQADSLYLAQGSAINTTYIKNYMMNLYKTLQKAGHNDEAMALSDRMRQLTDSIHVEERKTDVEQQEVIRQKEQEITNRRQSAIIYRILVVAAFLISILIAYFLWRSHVHNRILLAKNRRLLAEIEERERQEQQAIEQLQAEPEESLTAGQQLFRRICTLMAEQHPYTDENLNRDILAQLLGTNARYVVEAIHECSHGETVTDFITRYRLEHVARLLRTTDDAIAIIGEMSGIPSRATLARLFRNAYGMTCTEFRAVAKEKEEGLR; this comes from the coding sequence ATGAAACAGACCATACACCTTATTACAATTTTTACGTTGCTGGCATTGATGTCGGCCTGTTCAAAGTCTGAACGTAGCGAGGAGAATACACGGCTGAGACGGGAATATCAGAAAATGCTATATAAAACCTCCGAACAGATACTGGAACGTGTTGACAGTGCTGAACGGGCCTGTGTATTCTCAACAGCAGAAGCCGACCTTATCCGTAGTTCCGCACATGCAGCTATGGGTCACACGCATCTGGCTATATTCTATGGTGAAAGGATATTTAACGATCCTGAAATCAAAAGCGATCCCGATTCCTATTATCCGGTAGTCCTTATGGTCAACGGGTTGTTGGCGCGACAAGGAGAAAACGGCAAGGTTCTCCGTTTATGCGACGAGATTATTGAAGACGTTAACAATGAACGGGCGAAGGGTGACGGAGAATCCAAAATGAGTAACGAGGTAGCCCTGCGAGTGAAATGCCGTGTGCTGATTCAGAAAGGCGATTGCGAGTTGCATCTGGACCATCCCGACAAGGCAGAACAGTTATTTCTGGAGAGTATCGACCTGATGATGAACGGCGTAAAACACACTGACGATTACTGGGTGATAGACCCTCTGGTCATGGCCGTTATTGAGACCACGGAGTTTTATCTGGAACAAGGCATGCCTGAGAAGGCGTTTCCCCTGATTGCTAAGGGTGATACAGCCCTGGCCCGTATGGACCGCTGCACTAACTTGCCCGACATGCTTCGCCATATTCGCCACAATAATATTACCATCAGTCAGGCTATGATCTATGCCGCCAATGGTCAGTATGAAAAGGCCGACTCTCTCTACCGGAAACATCGGCAGGGTGAAATGTTGTCGGTATATGATATTGGAGGCGAAGCCCGCTATCTGTCCATGATTGGCCGCTACGACGAAGCCATCCGCCTGTTCCATCAGGCCGACTCCCTCTATCTGGCTCAGGGCAGCGCCATCAACACCACTTACATCAAGAACTACATGATGAACCTCTATAAGACGCTGCAGAAGGCCGGGCATAATGATGAGGCGATGGCTCTGTCCGACCGTATGCGCCAGTTGACCGACTCCATCCATGTTGAGGAGCGTAAGACCGATGTAGAGCAGCAGGAGGTCATCCGCCAGAAGGAACAGGAAATCACCAACCGTCGTCAGTCGGCCATCATCTATCGCATCCTTGTCGTTGCAGCTTTCCTTATCTCTATCTTGATTGCCTATTTCCTGTGGCGCTCCCATGTACACAATAGGATATTGCTTGCCAAGAACCGCCGCCTGCTTGCCGAGATTGAAGAGCGTGAACGACAGGAACAGCAAGCCATAGAACAGTTGCAGGCCGAACCCGAGGAAAGTCTTACTGCCGGACAGCAACTCTTCCGTCGCATCTGTACGCTGATGGCAGAGCAGCACCCCTATACCGACGAGAACCTGAACCGTGACATACTTGCCCAGCTTCTTGGCACCAACGCCAGGTATGTGGTTGAGGCCATTCATGAATGTTCGCATGGCGAGACCGTTACCGACTTCATCACCCGCTATCGTTTGGAGCATGTAGCCCGACTGCTCAGAACTACTGATGATGCCATTGCCATCATCGGCGAAATGTCGGGTATTCCCAGTCGTGCCACCCTGGCGCGTCTGTTCCGCAATGCCTATGGTATGACGTGTACCGAGTTCCGTGCAGTTGCCAAAGAAAAGGAGGAAGGCCTTCGCTAA
- a CDS encoding LamG domain-containing protein has product MKFFISECVHVVGRLTNAHKMARTLTLLLLAVFLQPEQAAAANSDFQESYLFDDWYNGGDYVLFTCTYFDRRGWDEGFVRDGGLAVYASKDDGASWTIIFQVRANSSGARDVENYWNGTKYHDAWCDDGNYDRIRVRWNLPLQWRNCNLKFKSEGWWSENDGTDQLLKSKVIGHYPVGYRFDVRSIEWNGGFYIDENGNMTVPYYFGGGCNTDGETHICTNINGSYNDAIGYRYLAGNYAAGSYSFNLNSIGKNMRSQFTIQPYHEFTHNNDKDARNGVKYYTNSASTKTFYPMPLASLENPVFSQASKSVTLKWKADNSNYGNGRWAIYRNGKFLKVVPQSTYSYTDHGFLDESNVKYYICYVANGWADTAIRSELMSNEVSVNTTRTVPVNNFNADSQDDRIVFTWTSDGYPTAMNHKFKIYIDNVLAYTLMPSDGQTSFRWEHRTTDAHSDRQNKMDGTIPYTEEPLNACAPHNYRVEGLIGETVLNNSNPVKTAIGTGTLFYSFDATKGVYPGTVKLQWHVNRQGSTAAKTYIVDRRCAEKDSDPWTNLYRTSSTDEYLFYTDDTPLPGVFYEYRVTVFDKCDDGKEKEKPAYDIGFAQTTGTMSGRITFGSTGNSVANVDVEARRTGASDDDNAQYHAMRFTSTGGAVMWNYPSLDYAAKKFSKNDFSMQMWLNPETLGEAKILRLNNETCYVGMDANGKLILVNNGQTYTFDNAELTAGQYNHVVLTRSGQNVTASVVGSDEAGVPMLNSSTQTLSDSLVLQGADTLKLGHFVGYVDEFRIWTKALTEDEILENYDHLLVGNEKNLETYWTFDEGLSLQFFDYSRDGTVYRQHHGKTGSNAGPSNLTPEQLKLKARTDRDGNYIIQGVPFRGEGTTYAVIPQLGIHQFNPSQQLRFVGNNSLVHNGTDFTDISSFPVRGTVRYANTDYPVEGVNFYVDGQICAKEGQPIATNAYGEYEISVPIGEHYITVKKQGHVFANDGRYPADSLKVGTLVNYNDAVKNLDFEDVTLVTVAGRVTGGKIEEEKPLGFGESVNNIGQATITLGIESSYRLNVVREVNGTTVSYENNKNDLAVKSPTADVQSETVRQGGDIDAVKNIIIKTDPRTGEFAALLPPIDYSVKSIEIESNPDIIFDHLPILYANDPMDIDTDSLILEDGTKKEFEYVAKLIQSYYSEPVLEVTQQDRNDGSFGEETYTYTDTKTGEETQLTLYTVNEGAEAPTYTYDFPIFNQMKRYTFNVRGYETYVNKDGETPVIYEVPLQNVPVQFSNQMGTGQGVVMDPSKTEEADDQQGDLSGDPVPDELTLDENGKGQYQWQAGFPNITAPYTLNLAATFTHNGKGYTWKGINTTNSLTGVVIGALPTGSNFVTSGPDKVEMIIRDPAGSASSAFWETGQSVTMTETQNITVNEELETMTHTEFGVELTTLTAANAGVVILGLIETNKTKATLDVGVTTEYEHVSSDTRVLTTSTTKRISTSGESEYVGAQGDVFVGQSTNIVFGNARTVGFQKNGTTGSIELQKFDNYVTGQEFETHFNYTQNHIENVLIPNLIALRNDVLRKGVDEQGLIYDTTLNEDDEKFGTAGTYTVTLPQPADKPFYTDMVKYYNEQIANWEFQMARNEEAKVTVISDRRRWLEANQSFDSGTFIDSEVSSESTVGTSTTNTFNTSLIVGGGTSVSVFGQDVDISLQSTTKAGSEWEKSNENTRSITTGYSLVETGDDDALSVDVYRAPDGMGAIFVTRGGQTTCPYEGEQRTKYFEPGKHVLATATQQIEKPRIRVENGANRLVGVPAGKMANFPLLLTNESETGEDCYFVLFVIDDTNKKGAGIDINSNELSDGRRVLVPAGKTVRMNLELEQNNAGDLLYENIAVVLASDCQSDPSSTWDVIGDTVYISAEFVPSSTDVTLRIDNTVVNTSTKGILPLTVRDYDPYYDGLKYIAVQYQGVGETMWHDARKYVMKDSAIVNPQIEEVLPISGVINLNFDMNNNALFPDRTYKFRAISARTYGNGEVTNVSQEILVVKDMSRPKPLGQPQPTDGILQAGDDLSILFNEAILNGELTKDANFRITGVLNGSAVDHQTALALQNTVQTAATEASINLAGKDFSIDTWVNTNGAGTLLTHGTGTQKLTVSIDDDNKLVVKVGDQTYTSLADMPQNKWAFLTLSLTADGKLSASVAAGSETTTLFSNKEAIAYEGNGPLSVGQQMTGAMHELLLWDEARDITTALQQRSVTKNPATKGLIGYWKMNEGEGTLITDYARNRHMAMSDETWHIENENKAVALDGEHFVGINTSEIPPMPQDDYAVELWVKAGEQTADAQLLQLGEVGLVIDAEGQLSLESNNSSLFTLNSSLTDNAWHHVALNVLRGGNANLYIDGEAKATVNADRVGSLGSDRLIIGARRTLQDVEESEVLYTYDRPLTATIDEVRIWNASMNANLLKKQRKLRLTGEEPGLVAYYPFEVKTLDQQNQVITNGDDADLCGSGKQAQFSPLSSQFSPLTSQFSPLTYTNDAPALREKPSEENVNFTFTASDKQIVITLDEEAARLEGTTLNITVRDVHDQNGNLSEPVTWTAFISQNPLAWQESTVGCTAKVTEGATLTATLVNKSGVAQSWTLSGLPTWLTADVDYGLLQPLAEQVITLNVSSSTPIGKYERNIYVKGDDGIETPLTLNIKVMGNTPDWTVNPHDFETSMNVIGVLKKDGAYMTDADDMMAAFIGDECRGVANLKYNERYGNYYVTMDIYGGTAETGQEVSFRAYDASTGTTYPVVKWESDKPFKFLPLTLQGTYAEPAVFNIQDLIEQELDLKAGWNWISFNVEADDMTAPALFEKIVDDVIVVKGHSSSLTPEENSWNGKLTESLSTAQMYAVKMKTDRKLRVVGTSANTPVSIHAGWNWLGYQGQQVASLGDALADMEKTDGDVVKAQSGVAYWDSYEWSGSLMMMEPGVGYQLKSTAADQTFNYPSTVATGVRMTRAVENTSLFPLPSSLFSPVNFRNYPDNAIMAVKVMAGKTLAGVEVAAFAGDECRTVAVTDERGIAYLTIPGDENCELTFKVAVDGKVVDAPLTLTYENDAIYGTPKHPLVMNLSDTDGIREIFNDNGVETIYDLGGRKIQSDNQSRKLKKGVYIINGKKQTVK; this is encoded by the coding sequence ATGAAGTTTTTTATTTCGGAATGCGTACATGTGGTCGGACGGCTGACCAATGCGCACAAAATGGCGAGGACACTTACATTGCTGCTGCTCGCTGTGTTCCTGCAGCCAGAACAAGCTGCGGCAGCCAATAGTGACTTCCAAGAGAGCTACTTGTTTGACGACTGGTACAACGGAGGCGACTATGTTTTATTCACGTGTACCTATTTTGATCGCCGTGGTTGGGACGAGGGCTTTGTCCGTGACGGTGGTTTGGCTGTCTATGCCAGTAAAGATGATGGAGCTAGCTGGACCATCATCTTCCAAGTTCGTGCCAATTCATCAGGCGCAAGAGATGTTGAGAACTACTGGAATGGAACCAAGTACCATGATGCTTGGTGTGATGACGGTAACTATGATCGGATTAGAGTTCGTTGGAATCTCCCTCTCCAATGGCGTAACTGTAACCTCAAATTCAAGAGTGAAGGCTGGTGGAGTGAGAATGACGGAACCGACCAGTTATTGAAATCGAAAGTAATTGGACACTATCCCGTTGGCTATAGGTTCGATGTTCGTTCCATTGAATGGAATGGTGGTTTCTACATCGATGAGAATGGCAATATGACTGTTCCCTATTACTTTGGCGGAGGTTGTAACACCGACGGAGAGACGCATATCTGCACCAATATCAATGGTTCATACAATGATGCCATTGGCTACAGGTACCTCGCCGGCAACTATGCAGCAGGTTCCTATTCTTTCAATCTGAATAGCATTGGTAAGAACATGCGCTCACAGTTCACCATTCAGCCTTATCATGAGTTTACCCATAATAACGACAAGGATGCACGCAATGGCGTGAAGTATTACACTAATAGTGCAAGTACTAAGACTTTTTACCCAATGCCATTGGCATCCCTTGAAAACCCTGTTTTCAGTCAGGCAAGTAAAAGCGTGACGTTGAAGTGGAAGGCTGACAATTCAAACTACGGCAACGGAAGGTGGGCAATCTATCGCAATGGAAAGTTTCTTAAAGTTGTGCCGCAAAGTACTTATTCCTATACCGACCATGGTTTCCTTGATGAGAGCAACGTGAAGTACTACATCTGTTATGTGGCTAACGGTTGGGCAGATACTGCAATACGCAGTGAGTTGATGTCGAATGAGGTATCTGTGAATACCACGCGTACCGTGCCCGTAAACAACTTTAATGCTGACAGTCAAGATGACCGCATTGTTTTCACCTGGACATCCGATGGTTATCCAACCGCCATGAATCACAAGTTCAAAATTTACATCGACAACGTGCTAGCCTATACACTTATGCCATCTGATGGGCAAACGAGCTTCCGTTGGGAGCACCGCACCACCGATGCACACTCTGATCGACAGAACAAAATGGATGGTACCATCCCTTACACAGAGGAACCGCTGAACGCCTGTGCACCACACAACTACCGTGTCGAAGGTCTTATTGGTGAAACGGTGCTTAACAACTCCAATCCTGTTAAAACGGCTATTGGCACTGGTACATTGTTCTATTCTTTCGATGCTACGAAGGGGGTTTATCCTGGTACTGTGAAACTGCAATGGCATGTCAATCGCCAAGGCTCCACCGCCGCCAAGACCTATATCGTAGATCGTCGATGTGCAGAGAAGGACAGTGATCCATGGACGAACCTCTATCGTACATCGAGCACCGACGAATATCTGTTCTATACCGATGACACGCCCCTGCCTGGTGTTTTCTACGAGTACCGCGTAACAGTGTTTGACAAGTGTGACGACGGAAAAGAAAAAGAAAAACCGGCTTACGACATCGGCTTTGCTCAGACTACAGGTACTATGAGCGGCCGCATTACCTTTGGTTCTACGGGCAATTCCGTTGCCAATGTGGATGTGGAGGCTCGGAGGACGGGCGCGTCGGACGATGACAATGCGCAGTACCACGCCATGCGTTTCACTAGTACAGGCGGGGCAGTTATGTGGAACTATCCCTCTTTAGACTATGCTGCCAAAAAGTTTTCCAAGAACGATTTTTCTATGCAGATGTGGCTGAATCCCGAGACGCTCGGCGAGGCCAAGATACTACGTCTGAACAATGAGACCTGCTACGTGGGCATGGATGCCAATGGTAAACTGATATTAGTAAACAACGGACAGACCTATACCTTCGACAATGCCGAGCTGACAGCCGGACAGTATAACCATGTGGTGCTGACGCGTAGCGGACAGAATGTGACAGCCAGCGTAGTGGGCAGCGACGAGGCCGGCGTGCCTATGCTGAACAGCAGCACACAGACCTTGAGCGACAGTCTGGTACTGCAGGGTGCCGACACGCTGAAGTTGGGCCATTTCGTGGGCTATGTGGATGAGTTCCGTATTTGGACAAAGGCACTCACCGAGGATGAGATTCTTGAGAACTACGACCACCTGCTCGTAGGCAACGAGAAGAATCTGGAAACCTACTGGACTTTTGACGAAGGCCTGAGCTTACAGTTCTTCGACTACTCACGCGACGGAACCGTTTACCGCCAGCATCATGGAAAGACAGGCAGTAATGCCGGTCCCTCAAACCTTACTCCCGAACAGCTGAAGCTGAAAGCACGTACTGATCGGGACGGAAACTACATCATTCAGGGTGTACCATTCCGGGGCGAAGGCACTACCTATGCCGTTATTCCACAGTTGGGCATCCACCAGTTCAACCCCAGTCAGCAGCTGCGCTTCGTGGGCAACAACTCGCTGGTGCACAACGGCACTGACTTCACTGATATCTCCTCATTCCCCGTGCGTGGTACAGTGCGCTATGCCAATACCGACTATCCCGTGGAGGGCGTGAACTTCTACGTTGATGGACAGATCTGCGCCAAGGAGGGACAACCCATCGCAACGAATGCCTATGGTGAGTACGAAATCAGCGTACCCATCGGCGAGCACTATATCACCGTGAAGAAGCAGGGCCATGTATTTGCCAATGACGGCCGCTATCCTGCCGATTCTTTGAAGGTGGGTACACTGGTGAACTACAACGATGCCGTGAAGAATCTCGACTTTGAGGACGTGACACTGGTCACTGTAGCAGGTCGCGTAACGGGTGGTAAGATTGAAGAGGAGAAACCCCTCGGCTTCGGCGAGAGTGTGAACAACATCGGCCAGGCCACCATCACCTTAGGCATTGAATCAAGCTACCGTCTGAATGTAGTGCGCGAAGTCAACGGCACCACCGTCAGCTATGAGAATAATAAAAACGATCTGGCTGTCAAATCGCCTACTGCCGACGTACAGAGCGAGACCGTGCGCCAGGGTGGCGACATAGACGCGGTGAAGAACATCATTATCAAGACCGATCCACGAACAGGTGAGTTTGCAGCCCTGCTGCCTCCTATCGACTATAGCGTTAAGAGCATCGAGATTGAGTCGAACCCCGACATCATCTTCGACCACCTGCCCATCCTCTATGCCAACGATCCGATGGACATCGACACCGACTCGCTGATACTGGAAGACGGCACGAAGAAGGAGTTTGAGTATGTGGCAAAGCTCATCCAGAGCTACTACAGCGAACCTGTGCTCGAAGTAACACAGCAAGACCGCAACGACGGCTCGTTCGGTGAGGAGACTTATACCTATACCGACACTAAGACGGGCGAGGAGACTCAGCTGACACTCTATACCGTGAATGAAGGCGCTGAGGCTCCCACCTATACCTACGACTTCCCCATCTTCAATCAGATGAAGCGCTACACGTTCAACGTGCGCGGCTATGAGACCTACGTGAACAAAGATGGTGAGACTCCTGTCATCTACGAGGTGCCTCTGCAGAACGTGCCCGTGCAGTTCAGCAACCAGATGGGTACCGGACAGGGCGTAGTGATGGATCCCTCGAAGACTGAGGAGGCAGACGACCAGCAGGGTGACCTCTCTGGTGATCCCGTCCCCGACGAACTGACACTCGACGAGAATGGTAAAGGTCAGTACCAGTGGCAGGCTGGCTTCCCCAATATCACAGCCCCCTACACACTCAACCTTGCAGCTACCTTCACCCACAACGGCAAGGGTTATACCTGGAAAGGTATTAACACAACCAATTCGCTGACAGGTGTCGTCATAGGCGCACTGCCTACAGGTAGCAACTTCGTGACCAGTGGTCCCGACAAGGTGGAAATGATTATCCGTGATCCGGCAGGATCGGCATCGTCGGCTTTCTGGGAGACTGGTCAGAGTGTGACCATGACTGAGACGCAGAACATCACCGTGAACGAGGAACTGGAGACAATGACCCACACCGAGTTTGGCGTTGAGCTGACCACACTGACGGCAGCCAATGCAGGTGTAGTCATCCTGGGACTTATAGAGACCAACAAGACGAAGGCGACCCTCGACGTGGGTGTGACCACAGAGTATGAGCATGTGTCATCAGACACCCGAGTACTCACCACCAGCACCACGAAGCGCATTTCTACCAGTGGCGAGAGTGAGTATGTGGGCGCACAGGGTGACGTGTTCGTCGGACAATCTACCAATATCGTCTTCGGCAATGCCCGTACCGTAGGCTTCCAGAAGAATGGTACTACGGGCAGCATAGAGTTGCAGAAGTTCGACAACTACGTTACTGGTCAGGAGTTTGAGACTCACTTCAACTACACACAGAACCATATTGAGAATGTGCTTATACCAAACCTCATTGCTCTGCGCAACGATGTTCTGCGCAAGGGTGTGGATGAGCAAGGACTGATATACGACACCACCCTCAATGAGGATGACGAGAAGTTTGGCACAGCGGGCACTTACACCGTGACTCTGCCACAGCCTGCCGACAAGCCGTTCTACACCGATATGGTGAAGTACTACAACGAGCAGATTGCCAACTGGGAGTTCCAGATGGCCAGAAACGAAGAGGCAAAGGTGACGGTTATCAGCGACCGACGTCGCTGGTTAGAGGCTAACCAGAGCTTCGACTCCGGTACGTTCATCGACTCTGAAGTATCTTCTGAGAGTACAGTGGGCACCAGCACCACCAACACGTTCAACACCAGCCTCATTGTAGGCGGAGGTACCAGCGTGAGTGTCTTTGGACAGGATGTGGATATCAGTTTGCAGAGCACCACAAAGGCTGGCAGCGAGTGGGAGAAGTCAAATGAAAATACCCGTTCCATCACAACAGGCTACTCGCTTGTGGAGACGGGCGACGACGATGCCCTGAGTGTGGATGTCTATCGTGCCCCCGACGGCATGGGTGCCATCTTCGTGACCCGTGGCGGACAGACCACCTGTCCTTATGAGGGCGAACAGCGCACCAAGTATTTCGAGCCGGGCAAACACGTTCTGGCTACTGCCACTCAGCAGATAGAGAAACCGCGTATCAGAGTGGAGAATGGCGCCAACCGACTGGTGGGTGTACCTGCCGGCAAGATGGCCAACTTCCCACTGCTGCTCACCAATGAGAGCGAGACGGGTGAGGACTGCTACTTTGTTCTCTTCGTGATCGATGATACCAACAAGAAAGGTGCCGGTATCGACATCAACAGCAACGAACTGAGCGACGGACGCCGTGTGCTGGTACCTGCAGGAAAAACCGTGCGTATGAACCTGGAACTGGAACAGAACAACGCAGGCGACCTGCTCTACGAGAATATCGCCGTTGTACTGGCATCAGACTGTCAGAGCGATCCCTCCAGCACTTGGGACGTTATCGGTGATACGGTCTATATCTCAGCCGAGTTCGTACCATCAAGCACCGATGTGACCCTGCGTATTGACAACACCGTAGTGAATACCTCTACAAAGGGTATTCTGCCCCTGACAGTACGCGACTATGATCCTTACTATGATGGCCTGAAATATATTGCCGTACAGTATCAGGGCGTGGGTGAGACCATGTGGCACGATGCCCGTAAGTACGTGATGAAAGACAGTGCTATCGTGAATCCTCAGATTGAGGAGGTACTGCCCATTTCCGGTGTCATCAACCTGAATTTCGACATGAACAACAATGCCTTGTTCCCCGACCGCACCTATAAGTTCCGTGCTATCTCTGCCCGTACTTATGGCAATGGCGAGGTGACCAACGTGAGTCAGGAGATTCTCGTGGTGAAGGACATGAGTCGTCCCAAACCACTGGGTCAGCCACAGCCTACCGATGGCATTCTGCAGGCAGGCGACGACCTGAGCATTCTCTTCAACGAGGCTATCCTGAACGGTGAACTGACCAAGGACGCTAACTTCCGCATTACGGGTGTGCTGAACGGTTCGGCCGTGGATCATCAGACCGCTCTGGCTCTGCAGAATACTGTACAGACGGCTGCCACTGAGGCCAGCATCAACCTTGCCGGAAAGGACTTCAGTATCGATACCTGGGTGAACACCAATGGTGCAGGCACCCTGCTCACTCACGGCACTGGCACACAGAAACTGACAGTGAGCATCGATGACGACAACAAACTGGTGGTGAAGGTAGGTGATCAGACCTATACCTCGCTGGCTGATATGCCACAGAACAAGTGGGCATTCCTCACCTTGAGTCTGACAGCCGACGGCAAACTGAGTGCCAGCGTGGCTGCCGGTAGCGAAACGACAACTCTGTTCAGCAACAAGGAAGCCATCGCCTACGAGGGTAACGGTCCGCTGAGCGTAGGTCAGCAGATGACAGGCGCCATGCACGAACTGTTGCTCTGGGATGAGGCTCGCGATATAACCACTGCCCTGCAACAGCGTTCGGTAACGAAGAATCCTGCCACAAAGGGACTCATCGGCTACTGGAAGATGAACGAGGGTGAGGGTACTCTTATCACCGACTATGCACGCAACCGCCACATGGCCATGAGCGACGAGACCTGGCATATCGAAAACGAGAACAAGGCCGTGGCACTGGATGGTGAACACTTTGTGGGCATCAACACCAGCGAGATTCCGCCTATGCCACAGGACGACTACGCTGTAGAGCTGTGGGTGAAGGCCGGCGAACAGACTGCCGATGCACAGCTGCTGCAGTTGGGTGAGGTAGGCCTCGTGATTGACGCCGAAGGCCAACTCTCACTGGAGAGCAATAATTCTTCACTCTTCACTCTTAACTCTTCACTTACCGACAACGCCTGGCACCATGTGGCCCTGAATGTGCTGCGCGGCGGCAATGCCAACCTCTATATCGACGGTGAGGCAAAGGCTACGGTGAATGCCGACAGAGTAGGTTCGCTGGGTAGCGACCGCCTGATCATCGGTGCACGACGCACCCTGCAGGATGTTGAAGAGAGTGAGGTGCTCTACACCTACGACCGTCCGCTGACTGCCACCATCGACGAGGTGCGCATCTGGAATGCTTCTATGAACGCTAACCTGCTGAAGAAGCAGCGCAAGCTGCGCCTCACAGGTGAGGAACCGGGACTTGTGGCCTACTATCCTTTCGAGGTGAAGACTCTCGACCAGCAGAATCAGGTGATTACCAATGGTGATGACGCCGACCTTTGTGGCAGCGGTAAGCAGGCACAGTTCTCACCTCTCAGTTCTCAGTTCTCACCTCTCACCTCTCAGTTCTCACCTCTCACCTACACCAATGATGCTCCCGCCCTGCGCGAAAAGCCATCTGAGGAGAATGTTAACTTCACCTTCACGGCTTCCGACAAGCAGATTGTGATTACACTTGACGAGGAGGCAGCACGCCTGGAAGGCACAACGCTGAACATCACCGTGCGCGATGTACACGACCAGAACGGCAACCTCTCAGAACCTGTAACATGGACGGCCTTTATAAGTCAGAACCCGCTTGCATGGCAGGAGAGCACTGTTGGCTGCACAGCCAAAGTTACTGAAGGTGCCACACTCACCGCCACCCTCGTGAACAAGAGCGGCGTAGCCCAGAGCTGGACACTGAGCGGACTGCCCACATGGCTCACCGCCGACGTGGACTACGGTTTGCTGCAGCCTCTCGCTGAGCAGGTTATCACCTTGAACGTCAGCTCTTCGACCCCCATCGGCAAGTACGAGCGCAACATCTATGTCAAAGGTGACGACGGCATTGAGACACCTCTGACGCTGAACATCAAGGTAATGGGCAACACACCTGACTGGACTGTGAACCCGCACGACTTCGAGACCTCGATGAACGTGATCGGTGTATTGAAGAAGGATGGCGCCTATATGACCGACGCTGACGATATGATGGCAGCCTTCATCGGCGACGAATGCCGCGGTGTGGCAAACCTGAAGTATAACGAGCGCTATGGCAACTACTACGTGACCATGGATATCTACGGCGGCACCGCTGAGACTGGACAGGAAGTGAGCTTCCGCGCCTACGATGCTTCGACGGGTACCACCTATCCCGTAGTGAAGTGGGAGTCTGACAAGCCCTTCAAATTCCTACCTCTCACATTGCAGGGAACATACGCTGAACCGGCAGTATTCAATATTCAGGACCTGATAGAACAGGAGTTGGATCTGAAGGCTGGCTGGAACTGGATATCGTTCAACGTCGAAGCAGATGACATGACAGCACCTGCCCTCTTCGAGAAGATTGTTGACGATGTGATTGTTGTGAAAGGCCATTCGTCGTCTCTCACTCCTGAGGAAAACTCATGGAATGGAAAACTGACGGAAAGTCTGTCAACCGCACAAATGTATGCAGTGAAAATGAAGACCGACCGCAAGCTACGTGTTGTAGGTACCAGTGCCAACACACCTGTATCCATTCATGCTGGCTGGAACTGGTTGGGCTATCAAGGTCAACAGGTTGCTTCGCTCGGCGATGCACTGGCCGACATGGAGAAGACCGATGGCGACGTTGTGAAGGCACAGAGTGGCGTGGCCTACTGGGACAGCTATGAGTGGTCTGGCTCGCTGATGATGATGGAACCAGGTGTTGGATATCAGTTAAAGAGCACTGCCGCTGACCAGACCTTCAACTATCCTTCGACTGTTGCAACTGGTGTACGCATGACGCGTGCGGTAGAAAACACTTCCCTCTTCCCTCTTCCCTCTTCCCTCTTCTCGCCTGTCAACTTCCGCAATTATCCTGACAACGCCATCATGGCGGTGAAGGTGATGGCCGGTAAGACACTTGCAGGCGTTGAGGTGGCCGCCTTTGCTGGCGACGAATGCCGTACTGTAGCCGTCACCGACGAGAGAGGTATTGCTTATCTCACCATCCCTGGCGATGAGAATTGCGAACTGACCTTCAAGGTGGCTGTCGATGGCAAGGTGGTGGATGCACCGCTAACGCTTACTTACGAGAACGATGCTATCTATGGTACTCCAAAGCATCCTCTGGTGATGAACCTCAGCGATACTGACGGCATCCGCGAGATATTTAATGACAACGGTGTTGAGACCATCTATGACCTTGGTGGACGTAAGATCCAGTCTGACAACCAGTCTCGCAAGTTGAAGAAAGGCGTTTACATTATTAACGGTAAAAAACAAACTGTGAAATGA